Proteins from a single region of Streptomyces spectabilis:
- a CDS encoding transglutaminase-like domain-containing protein has product MHSWRRAFAAEAGSERPDLALLCLLIGTEADPALDGTGMAAARRQLDLLARRLPPSPGGPRAWAAALAELLGGRFGFAGHPGDYQRLESALLHRVLRRRRGLPILLSVLWIEVARRAGAPVYGVALPGHFVVAFGSPDAWVGEGCGAYDSCGGQGGCEERVLADPFGGGRLLSCTDARLLVAGATGAPLEPAMLRPAQPHEIVLRVLNNIRAWAAARPERSDVALWAVELSLLLPAPADRLHYDRARLLVQRGDFRTGASELETYAEALGPSDATAAERVRRQARAARARLN; this is encoded by the coding sequence ATGCATTCGTGGCGTCGAGCCTTCGCGGCGGAGGCCGGGTCCGAGCGGCCCGACCTCGCGCTGCTGTGCCTGCTGATCGGCACGGAGGCGGACCCCGCGCTCGACGGGACCGGCATGGCGGCGGCTCGGCGCCAGCTGGACCTGCTCGCGCGGCGGCTGCCGCCGAGCCCGGGCGGGCCCCGCGCCTGGGCGGCGGCGCTCGCCGAACTGCTCGGCGGGCGCTTCGGGTTCGCCGGGCACCCCGGCGACTACCAGCGCCTGGAGTCGGCCCTGCTGCACCGCGTCCTGCGGCGCAGACGCGGCCTGCCGATCCTGCTGTCCGTGCTGTGGATCGAGGTGGCGCGGCGGGCGGGCGCCCCGGTGTACGGCGTCGCGCTGCCCGGGCACTTCGTGGTCGCCTTCGGCAGCCCGGACGCGTGGGTGGGCGAGGGCTGCGGAGCCTACGACTCCTGCGGCGGCCAGGGCGGGTGCGAGGAGCGCGTGCTCGCCGACCCGTTCGGCGGAGGGCGCCTACTGAGCTGTACGGATGCGCGGCTGCTGGTCGCGGGCGCCACCGGGGCACCGCTGGAACCGGCGATGCTACGGCCCGCGCAGCCGCACGAGATCGTCCTGCGCGTCCTGAACAACATCCGCGCCTGGGCCGCGGCCCGGCCCGAGCGCTCCGACGTCGCCCTGTGGGCCGTGGAGCTCTCGCTGCTGCTGCCCGCGCCCGCGGACCGGCTGCACTACGACCGGGCCCGGCTCCTGGTCCAGCGCGGCGACTTCCGCACCGGCGCCAGCGAGTTGGAGACCTACGCCGAAGCCCTCGGCCCGAGTGACGCGACGGCGGCCGAGCGGGTGCGGCGGCAGGCCCGGGCCGCCCGCGCACGACTCAACTGA
- a CDS encoding transglutaminase-like domain-containing protein: MRAQPAKSSEWRRRFADEARSERPDLSLLCLLLSGEADPQLDEAGIDAAQIDLDALAGQLPYRPGGARAWAAAVSELLGGRHGFHGTATDYQRLESSLLHEVLRTKRGLPILLSVVWIEVARRAGAPVYGVALPGHFVVGFGGPDEYGGTEQVLADPFNGGRLLSREDAEQLVAQTTGGKLNPSLLTAAAPLNIMLRILNNIRAWAADRSERSHVALWALELSLLLPSHPARLRYERAQLLVERGDFLEGARGLDEYADVVESIEPTTADRVRLQARAARSKLN, translated from the coding sequence ATGCGCGCACAGCCCGCGAAGTCCAGTGAATGGCGGCGCAGATTCGCCGACGAGGCCAGGTCCGAGCGGCCCGACCTGTCCCTGTTGTGCCTGCTGCTGAGCGGGGAGGCGGACCCGCAGCTCGACGAGGCGGGCATCGACGCGGCACAGATCGACCTCGACGCGCTCGCCGGGCAGCTCCCCTACCGGCCGGGCGGTGCGCGCGCGTGGGCGGCCGCGGTGTCCGAGCTGCTCGGGGGGCGGCACGGCTTCCACGGCACGGCCACGGACTACCAGCGCCTGGAGTCCTCGCTGCTGCACGAGGTGCTGCGCACCAAGCGGGGCCTGCCGATCCTGCTGTCCGTGGTGTGGATCGAGGTGGCGCGGCGGGCGGGCGCCCCGGTGTACGGCGTCGCGCTGCCCGGGCACTTCGTGGTCGGCTTCGGCGGCCCGGACGAGTACGGGGGCACGGAGCAGGTGCTCGCCGACCCCTTCAACGGGGGGCGGCTGCTGAGCCGCGAGGACGCGGAGCAGCTGGTGGCGCAGACGACGGGCGGCAAGCTCAACCCCTCGCTCCTGACGGCCGCCGCCCCGCTGAACATCATGCTGCGCATCCTCAACAACATCCGCGCCTGGGCCGCGGACCGCTCCGAGCGCTCCCACGTGGCGCTGTGGGCCCTCGAACTGTCCCTTCTGCTGCCCTCGCACCCGGCACGGCTGCGCTACGAGCGGGCGCAACTGCTCGTCGAGCGCGGTGACTTCCTGGAGGGGGCCCGGGGCCTCGACGAGTACGCCGACGTTGTCGAGTCCATCGAGCCCACCACCGCGGACCGCGTCCGCCTCCAGGCCCGCGCGGCCCGCTCGAAGCTCAACTGA